The segment GATAggatattaattttatatatatatatatatatattttctattctttAATAATTGTTCTAagatatcaattattttttagtgtaAACATGATTAATTTGAatctcatattttttattaaatgacaatatattttattagttgaattaATTGAAATCCATTTTATAGCGTTAGTTTATAGTGtaattaaaacattaaaactaTTGGGGTAACTGATCATTTACCATATTCTAGTTATTTTCAACCTCATTAACGGAATAAAAGTAGGGAGGAAAAAGTGTACCTCGCAATAAGTACTAGTTTAAAACATGTTCAAAAGCAATTTAGTGTCATACCAAAAAGTTCATTAGCACTTCCACTTCGATCATCTAGTCTAAGTCCAACTAATTATTGGCATCCAAAAGAGATATATCAATAACTCTAATGTCTGTGAaagagggaggaagagagaattagaaaattcatagGTTTACTGGTGTAGCAATAGAAAGAAATAGATAATTGGAAACTACACTAAACCAAATGATCACAATCAATAAGAAATCAATATAAAAGACTTGATCTTGATCGGACTCCTACGTCTTCAtcaaatatataaacttaaatacAATCACACTCTTAATTACTACATCTTCCAATATTCAAACTATAATTCACAAGACAAATACAATTGACAATACACACACGATAGTatataataaatacaaatattattTCAAGACAGACCCAAATGGCGTCAAACTTTCGAAACAATTTTTAACTTCCAAAGGTTGTTAGTTGATTGCTTACTTGGAAATAATTTTGCCCATCATAACACCATGTCAAATTCGATTGTCAATCGATACCAATATATTACCAAGGAGCAAGTAATTATCTCCCATTATCCACGAGTTTCAGTAACTGGTCATTCATGCTATCATATTCAGCAGTTGTACTGGTAGAACCACCAGTGCCAACATCAATATCGAAAGACTTATTAGTTGCACTGAGCAAGTATACAGTCTTGTTCGCATAGACATCAGTGTTTTCCGATggctttttttccatttttttcaaTCTCTCCAGCTCTGCTGCCACCTCTTTCATTGAAGGTCTATCATCCCCTCTCAACCTTAGGCACCTTTTTGCAAGATTAGCAACTTCCTTTAATTGCTCAATATTACCATCATTAACAATGTGAACTTCAACAATTTGAAGTAAGCGGTCCTCTTTTATGGCAGAAACAAAGGATGTTGCTAAATTTCTATCAATTTCAGGCCTATCAAATGAAAGTGCCTTCTTACCTGTGAGTAGCTCTGCTATAACAACACCAAAACTATAGACATCACTTTTTTCTGTTAGATTGCTAGTTTGTAAGTATTCTGGGTCCAAATACCCCAAAGTTCCTTGCACCAAAGTGGTCAATTGTGTTTGATCAAGAGGAACTAGCCTTGAAGCTCCAAAGTCAGCTACTTTTGCTGTATAGTTATCATCTAACAATATATTTGCGGTTTTAATATCTCTATGTATAATTGGCATAGAAGTTGCAGAATGCAAGTATGCAAGTGCTTCAGCAGTTTCTGTAGCAATCTTCAGACGTTTTTCCCAAGAAAGTAAGGATGATCGGCCTTTATCATGTATGTGGTCACAAAGAGTTCCGTTTGTGATGAATTCATAAACAAGTAAAGGCACTTCTGTTTCTAGACAACAACCAAACAACTTAACCACATTCCTATGGTTAATTTGGGTAAGCACAATCACTTCATTTATGAATTGCTCAATTTGACTCTGATCACCAATTTTAGACTTCTTAATGGCAACAACTTTGTTATCAGATAGTACTCCTTTATACACTGTTCCATAGCCTCCTTGGCCAAGGACTGTACTCTCGTCATAGTTGTTGGTGGCCTTTTTTAACTCTTTTGCAGTAAAGATTTTGGTTGTCATAGAACTTTCGTGATTAGAGACTTGTTGTCTTAACAATAAACCACCATTTTGCTGGAAGAATTTTTCTTTGAGCTTGAGGTGCTTTCTTCTTTTTAGACCCCAATATATCCAAGAACCTCCCAAAAGCAATATTAAGAGGCTTACGCTGATACCTGCACATATTCAAACTTGCATTTTCATTAAGTAGAACGTTTTAacttctttaaatttgttaataCCACTGTCTCTGTAATGGCACAAATTTTGATACAGTAGAGAAGTATATTTAACATACGTATCGTATGAAGACGCAATCAAGATTGGAAGTAGAATAGTTTACGACTGCCACAAAAACATAAACTCCACTATGAGCGGCTCTCAAATCAGGTAAGGACAAattatatcaaaattaaaaatatacaattgaAAGAGAACTGG is part of the Quercus robur chromosome 9, dhQueRobu3.1, whole genome shotgun sequence genome and harbors:
- the LOC126700506 gene encoding putative wall-associated receptor kinase-like 16 isoform X2; protein product: MALHGLLLHQRLLLLLIISAVTAAFQLDPRCQSQMNCGSVKIPYPFGTSWGCYLDESFHIDCKNMSGIPKPVLANTNIEVLNISLDDGELLVSNPLTRLCFNNGSSLSQMQSIWSKFPISDRKNIFIAVGCDIFAYVKASGIYPSACISSCDRSSSDVKWPCSGKGCCETSIPQGVVNFYVDISPFNGMESHDNSCVYAFVVKKEEFNTSSDLQNLQNISTVPVVLDWTIANKTCEDPRNLKGYVCKANNSECSNSTNGPGYFCRCPSGFEGNAYIDKACTDIDECKSNPCYQDQICNNTNGGHNCTCWEGYEPIHEENGKGDRTVRTGCQRIPGNQLIKTSIVALCISVSLLILLLGGSWIYWGLKRRKHLKLKEKFFQQNGGLLLRQQVSNHESSMTTKIFTAKELKKATNNYDESTVLGQGGYGTVYKGVLSDNKVVAIKKSKIGDQSQIEQFINEVIVLTQINHRNVVKLFGCCLETEVPLLVYEFITNGTLCDHIHDKGRSSLLSWEKRLKIATETAEALAYLHSATSMPIIHRDIKTANILLDDNYTAKVADFGASRLVPLDQTQLTTLVQGTLGYLDPEYLQTSNLTEKSDVYSFGVVIAELLTGKKALSFDRPEIDRNLATSFVSAIKEDRLLQIVEVHIVNDGNIEQLKEVANLAKRCLRLRGDDRPSMKEVAAELERLKKMEKKPSENTDVYANKTVYLLSATNKSFDIDVGTGGSTSTTAEYDSMNDQLLKLVDNGR